A single Anopheles arabiensis isolate DONGOLA chromosome 2, AaraD3, whole genome shotgun sequence DNA region contains:
- the LOC120908653 gene encoding histone H2B, which produces MAPKTSGKAAKKSGKAQKNISKSDKKKKRKTRKESYAIYIYKVLKQVHPDTGISSKAMSIMNSFVNDIFERIAAEASRLAHYNKRSTITSREIQTAVRLLLPGELAKHAVSEGTKAVTKYTSSK; this is translated from the coding sequence ATGGCACCCAAAACCAGTGGAAAAGCTGCGAAGAAGTCTGGCAAGgcccagaaaaatatttccaagtccgacaagaaaaagaagcgcaaGACCCGCAAGGAAAGCTACGCTATTTACATCTACAAAGTGTTGAAGCAAGTCCACCCGGATACTGGCATCTCTTCGAAGGCCATGAGCATCATGAACAGTTTCGTCAACGATATCTTCGAACGCATTGCTGCTGAGGCATCCCGCTTGGCGCACTACAACAAGCGTTCGACGATCACGTCCCGCGAAATCCAAACCGCtgttcgtctgctgctgcctggtgAGCTTGCCAAGCACGCCGTCTCCGAAGGAACGAAGGCTGTCACAAAGTACACCAGCTCGAAGTAA
- the LOC120908654 gene encoding histone H2A gives MSGRGKGGKVKGKAKSRSNRAGLQFPVGRIHRLLRKGNYAERVGAGAPVYLAAVMEYLAAEVLELAGNAARDNKKTRIIPRHLQLAIRNDEELNKLLSGVTIAQGGVLPNIQAVLLPKKTEKKA, from the coding sequence ATGTCTGGCcgtggaaagggaggaaaggtaAAGGGAAAGGCAAAGTCCCGTTCCAACCGTGCCGGTCTTCAGTTCCCCGTTGGCCGTATTCATCGTCTCCTGCGCAAGGGTAACTATGCCGAGCGCGTCGGTGCCGGAGCACCCGTGTATCTGGCAGCCGTCATGGAATACTTGGCCGCTGAAGTGCTTGAGTTGGCCGGAAACGCTGCCCGTGACAACAAGAAGACGCGCATCATCCCGCGTCATCTGCAGCTGGCCATCCGCAACGACGAGGAGTTGAACAAGCTGCTGTCCGGAGTAACCATCGCTCAGGGTGGTGTGCTGCCCAACATTCaggccgtgctgctgcccaagAAGACCGAAAAGAAGGCTTAA